Within the bacterium genome, the region AATCCTCAATCGCCTTTTTAGCTACCTTGACTTCACCATAAGGGGTTTTTTGAATAATCCCTTTTTCTTGTTGAGAAATTTTGCAGTCAACATAGAGAATGAGTAACCCTAAAGCTATCAGCCCACATCCAATGCCTGCAAAAATCAAATTAGCATTAGGTAATTTTAGATATTCCTCCAATATGGCAAAATTACTCCATCCTGTCCCAAGTAATATTGCCTCCACACCTATCATCCCCAGAATCAACACATTGACTATTAACCCCAGTTTATTCAAGAAATTCATAAGTTTTTACCTCCTTGTGTTTGGTAAATGGTAACTGGTG harbors:
- the amaP gene encoding alkaline shock response membrane anchor protein AmaP; amino-acid sequence: MNFLNKLGLIVNVLILGMIGVEAILLGTGWSNFAILEEYLKLPNANLIFAGIGCGLIALGLLILYVDCKISQQEKGIIQKTPYGEVKVAKKAIEDFIKRISSEESFIKTIKPKLILKKKYSKLSLVVSVWSDIPTNEATLALQSRVKESLENIIGLSNLRDIKVAVEEVVHRGGRLRGIEYTKVENRG